CACCTTCGACGCGCAGTTCGCCTGGCCCAAGTACGACTGGATGGGCGTCGCCAAGGCGGCGCTCGAATCCACCAACCGTTATCTGGCACGTGACCTGGGCGCCCGGAACATCCGGTGCAACCTCATCTCGGCCGGCCCCATCAAGTCGATGGCCGCCAAGTCCATTCCGGGCTTCGAGGACCTGGCCGACGTGTGGAACCACCGCGCGCCGATCGGCTGGGACCTGGCCGACCCGGAGCCGACGGGCCGCGGTGTCGTCGGACTGCTGTCGGACTTCTTCCCGAAGACGACGGGCGAGATCGTCCACGTCGACGGCGGTGTCCACATGATGGGCGCCTGACCACGACGGGCCGAGGAAGCCGCGTGACCGCCTGGGGGCGGCACGCGGCTTCCTCGCGTCGTGGGACGTGATTGCTCACTCTCCATAGTCGTCCGAGTCGATAAGAGCGACGACTCCCCGCACACTGATCGGGGAGGAGGTGTCGCTGTGTACCGGAGAGCACGCAAGGTGGCCGCCTCGCTGACCGTGGCGGTGCTGATCGTGGCGGGTCTCGCCATCACCGCCCTCGTACGGGACGAGCCGCCGCCACCGGTGAAGAAGACCGCGGTGGCCGACGCGACCGGCGCCGGGCGGGCGACCGCGGCCGCCGACGACGGCCGTGACGGTCGTGAGGGCCGTGGCGGTCGTGGCGGCCGTGAGCGCGACCCGTTCGGGGCCTCCTGCCGTACGACGATCGAGGGCTCGACGGTGACCGCGTTCTGTCACAACCCCTACCCCGGGACCGACCGCCTCCAGTTGCACGTGGAGTGCGCGCGCTGGTGGGACGTCGACTCCGACGGCGCCCCCACCGAGGCCGGGCCCGCGCGCCATGTCCAGCTCACCGGACGCTGCTGGAAGGAGGTCGACTCGGCCTGGGTCACCCACGCGCGCGTCGAGCCCTGAGCCCGTGATCCCGGACTTCCAGGACCGCTTCACTCGGACAGGTGAGCCTTCAGACCGTTTCGCGCAGACACGTGAACGCGTGGCTCGCCGCCTCCGCGCCCGCCGTCTCCTTGTCCCCGGCCCTGATCGCCGCCACCAGCCGCGCGTGGTCCAGATGGAACGCCGGCCGCAGCTCACGTCCCACATCGGCGCGCAGCCCGTCGCGCATCAGCTCGCTCAGGTCCGCGTAGAGCGCGGTGAGCACCTCGTTGTGCGAGGCCGATACCACCGCGAGGTGCAGGGTCGCGTCGGCGGCCACGAACAGCTCGGCGTCCCCGCCGGCCCACGCCTCCTCGCGGCGCGCCAGCAGGGTCTCCAGCTGCCGCATCTCCCGCTCCGTACGCCGCTCGGCCGCCAGCCGCGCGGCCGAGGCCTCAAGGGTGGAGCGCACCTCGGCGATGTGCCGGGCGTCGGCGTCGGCGAACCTGCGGTGCATCACGCCCGCCAGCTCACTGGTGGCGACCACATAGGTGCCCGAGCCCTGCCGGATGTCCAGGAGCCCGTTGTGCGCCAGCGCGCGGACCGCCTCGCGGACGGTGTTACGGGCCACTCCCAGCTGCTCGACCAGCTCGGGCTCGGTCGGGATGCGCGAGCCCACCGGCCATTCGCCCGACGTGATCTGGTTCCGCAGCTCGGTGATCACCTGATCGGAGAGCGCGGATCGCCGGGGGGAGGTCAGGGCCATGGTGCTCCAAGTTCTCGATGCCGGGGACGACCGGGTCGGCTGTCGCGGGATTGGACAACCAATCATCCCATGATTCTATGATGGCTCCATGCTTGACGAGACCACGACCCCGCTCCCACCCCGGGAGGACGTCGCGTCCGCGCCCGCCGATTCTCCCGCACCGGCCCCGTCCCCCGGGAGAACCGTGTGGCTGACCCGGCTGCTCGTCGTGGGACTCGTCCTCGCCGCCGTCAACCTCCGGCCCGCCATCACCAGCCTCGGGGCGCTGCTCGAAGACGTCCGCGACGGGCTCCATATGAGCGGCAGCGTCGCCGGGGTGCTCACCTCCGTACCGGCGCTCTGTTTCGCCGTCTTCGGTGTCACGGCACCGCGCCTGGCCCGCCGCTTCGGACCAGGCGCGGTCGTCTGCGCGGGCATGGTGGCCATCACGGCCGGCCTGCTTATCCGCCCCTTCACCAACGGCACGGCCGCCTTCCTCGCGGCGAGCGCGCTCGCCCTGATGGGCATAGCCGTCAGCAATGTGCTGATGCCGGTGATCGTGAAGCGGTACTTCCCCGACCGGGTCGGCACCATGACCGGCCTCTACTCCATGTCGCTCTCCGCCGGCACGGCCGTGGCCGCCGCCGCGACCGTCCCCATGACCGGTGCGCTGGGCGGCAGTTGGCGCCTGGGACTCGGTCTGTGGGCCGTCGTCGCGGCCGTCGCCGTACTGCCCTGGGCCGCGCTGCTCGTACGCGACCGGAGGAGCGCCGCGACCCAGACCGGCGGCGGCGAGGGGGAGCGGACATCCGCCCGCGCCT
This window of the Streptomyces niveus genome carries:
- a CDS encoding FadR/GntR family transcriptional regulator, with the protein product MALTSPRRSALSDQVITELRNQITSGEWPVGSRIPTEPELVEQLGVARNTVREAVRALAHNGLLDIRQGSGTYVVATSELAGVMHRRFADADARHIAEVRSTLEASAARLAAERRTEREMRQLETLLARREEAWAGGDAELFVAADATLHLAVVSASHNEVLTALYADLSELMRDGLRADVGRELRPAFHLDHARLVAAIRAGDKETAGAEAASHAFTCLRETV
- a CDS encoding CynX/NimT family MFS transporter; this translates as MLDETTTPLPPREDVASAPADSPAPAPSPGRTVWLTRLLVVGLVLAAVNLRPAITSLGALLEDVRDGLHMSGSVAGVLTSVPALCFAVFGVTAPRLARRFGPGAVVCAGMVAITAGLLIRPFTNGTAAFLAASALALMGIAVSNVLMPVIVKRYFPDRVGTMTGLYSMSLSAGTAVAAAATVPMTGALGGSWRLGLGLWAVVAAVAVLPWAALLVRDRRSAATQTGGGEGERTSARASVPRIARSRTAWALGTFFGLQATGAYITMGWMPQIFRDAGVSAGTAGLLLAVTMVMGVPLAFVIPRLATRMRNQGPIVVALGACGLTGYAGLFLAPAAGAWVWALLLGISNCAFPLALTMIGMRARTGPGVVRLSAFAQSAGYLISIPGPLLVGVLYQHSGGWELPIALMAGLMVPQIVLGVVAGRDRTIEDEC